The proteins below are encoded in one region of Methylobacillus flagellatus KT:
- a CDS encoding DUF3008 family protein — protein sequence MPAKSKAQQMAAGAALAAKRGEASKKDLKGASRSMVESMSEQELEKLASTKHKGKPYKVERDSH from the coding sequence ATGCCAGCAAAATCCAAGGCACAGCAAATGGCTGCCGGTGCCGCGCTCGCAGCCAAACGTGGAGAAGCCAGCAAAAAAGACCTGAAGGGAGCTTCACGGAGCATGGTCGAGAGCATGAGTGAACAGGAACTTGAGAAGCTCGCCTCCACCAAGCACAAGGGCAAGCCATACAAAGTGGAGCGCGATAGCCACTGA
- a CDS encoding FUSC family protein — MSRGNTGLAFMRRTRWRYMLLGMLRDWVREDAQTLIYIGKVLLACMLAMWVSLRFELEQPRTALLTVAIVMQTRTSMVLAKSYYRLIGTLVGIATSVLLVALFAQERVPFLVYLSLWISFCTAGSIVFRHHQSYAFVLAGYTICIVGLPATLNPGHTFDIAMTRLSEIMVGLACASLVSALVFPQGVGELLRNAVRKRFRDFSRLLCSLNREKLDEPAGQAATLRMASDIFELEIFHASSSMESSHSRAYREQLNMLNSEFMAVSTSFHSFEQLMRRLHTSGHPQVVDSLMVLFAPIQSAVLTHRREAQDELEARQVALTIDALVQRWPTHLNEVRSSLPSTLTDNEKLDFATGAELSLRILSELHAYVHTYASMRKPEKMGISKPRRSPRLGMHFDPLAALLAGLRGGLVFAVMSFLWIACDLRSGIEAITIATIASTLFASSPAPGRTVRQFIIGAVIGTALLYICNFHLLTQAQGFVMLALALCPAIAIAAWFTTRPAIAVIGSGIFIVFFLHIGFNNVFAADPVNFINEAIADLLAIMLAGLFYSLIDLTNDLWSRTRVAQALRELIRDACIQTPPPARAKLEAHARELLLRMGSARRVADAKDKEVVDWLLSTLEISQAVIALRLELDRTDDAIIRSSIDQSLLQLARLFAQPSSTLRRSAITSIAASIEYLQSKAPLGIPNHGQLLTMLHFIHGALLDKDSVLTPIAPLEDSSIPGALRHA, encoded by the coding sequence AGCAGCCACGCACCGCGCTGCTGACTGTCGCCATCGTCATGCAGACCAGGACCAGCATGGTGCTGGCCAAAAGCTACTACCGCTTGATCGGCACCCTGGTCGGCATTGCCACCTCCGTGCTGCTGGTCGCCCTATTCGCGCAGGAACGCGTGCCCTTTCTCGTCTACCTGTCGCTATGGATCAGTTTCTGCACGGCTGGCTCCATTGTATTTCGGCACCACCAGTCCTATGCCTTTGTCCTGGCAGGCTATACGATCTGCATCGTCGGCCTGCCTGCCACGCTCAATCCCGGGCACACCTTCGATATCGCCATGACACGGCTTTCCGAGATCATGGTCGGGCTTGCGTGTGCCAGCCTGGTGAGCGCGCTCGTGTTTCCCCAGGGGGTCGGCGAGCTCCTGCGCAACGCCGTGCGCAAGCGTTTCCGCGACTTTTCCCGGCTGCTGTGCAGTCTGAACCGCGAGAAGCTGGATGAACCAGCCGGTCAGGCAGCGACGCTGCGCATGGCGAGCGATATATTCGAACTGGAAATATTCCATGCCTCCTCATCCATGGAAAGTAGCCACTCCCGTGCCTACCGCGAGCAGCTCAACATGCTGAACTCAGAATTCATGGCGGTCAGCACCAGTTTTCACTCTTTCGAACAATTGATGCGACGCCTGCATACAAGCGGTCACCCGCAGGTGGTAGACAGCCTGATGGTCCTGTTTGCCCCGATCCAGTCGGCGGTGCTGACCCACAGGCGTGAAGCGCAGGACGAGCTTGAAGCCAGGCAGGTAGCGCTCACTATCGATGCATTGGTGCAGCGATGGCCCACCCACCTGAACGAGGTCAGATCGTCACTGCCCAGCACGCTTACCGATAATGAGAAGCTGGATTTCGCTACCGGGGCGGAGCTGAGTCTGCGCATACTCTCGGAGCTGCATGCCTATGTTCATACCTACGCCAGCATGCGTAAACCAGAAAAAATGGGCATATCCAAACCCAGGCGCAGCCCGCGACTGGGCATGCACTTTGATCCGCTGGCCGCCTTGCTGGCAGGATTACGTGGGGGATTGGTGTTTGCGGTGATGTCCTTCCTCTGGATCGCCTGCGACCTGCGATCAGGCATTGAAGCCATCACCATCGCCACCATTGCGAGCACGCTGTTCGCCTCATCGCCGGCGCCCGGCAGGACGGTACGCCAATTCATCATCGGCGCTGTGATTGGCACGGCACTGCTTTATATATGCAACTTCCATCTGCTGACGCAGGCGCAAGGCTTCGTCATGCTAGCGCTGGCATTGTGCCCCGCGATCGCGATCGCGGCCTGGTTCACCACCAGGCCTGCCATCGCCGTCATTGGATCGGGCATCTTCATTGTCTTCTTCCTGCACATCGGCTTCAACAACGTGTTTGCCGCCGATCCGGTCAATTTCATTAACGAAGCGATCGCGGATCTGCTCGCCATCATGCTGGCAGGCCTCTTCTACAGTCTCATCGACCTGACCAACGACCTGTGGTCCCGCACCCGTGTCGCCCAGGCGTTGCGTGAGCTAATTCGGGATGCCTGCATCCAGACACCTCCGCCGGCGCGCGCCAAGCTTGAGGCCCATGCGCGGGAACTGCTCCTGCGCATGGGATCGGCACGCCGCGTGGCAGATGCCAAGGACAAGGAGGTGGTCGACTGGTTGCTGTCCACCCTGGAAATCAGCCAGGCCGTCATCGCACTACGTTTGGAATTAGACCGCACTGACGACGCCATCATTCGCAGCTCCATCGACCAAAGCCTGCTGCAACTGGCCCGGCTGTTCGCACAGCCCAGCAGCACGTTGCGGAGAAGCGCCATCACCTCGATCGCTGCCAGTATCGAATATCTGCAATCCAAGGCTCCCTTAGGCATCCCCAATCATGGGCAATTGCTCACCATGCTGCACTTCATCCATGGGGCGCTCCTGGACAAGGACTCGGTGCTCACACCCATCGCGCCGCTGGAGGATTCATCCATACCCGGAGCGCTGCGCCATGCCTAG
- a CDS encoding DUF1656 domain-containing protein encodes MPRELAFLDALMPTLVLAFLAALMLYWLLDKALLWLGTYQFIWYRALFRLGLFVCLFCSLGLLIY; translated from the coding sequence ATGCCTAGAGAACTCGCCTTTCTCGATGCCTTGATGCCCACCCTGGTGCTGGCTTTCCTGGCCGCATTGATGCTGTATTGGCTGCTGGACAAGGCCCTGTTGTGGCTAGGCACCTATCAATTCATCTGGTATCGGGCACTGTTCCGCCTGGGCCTGTTTGTCTGCCTGTTCTGTTCGCTCGGGCTACTGATCTACTGA
- a CDS encoding efflux RND transporter periplasmic adaptor subunit gives MKDLYKHILRISLTLLVVVTAVIMGHMLWVRYMDSPWTRDGRVRADVVNIASDVSGLVTEVVVHDNQFVKKGDVLFRIDAERYHHALEEAEAKLEQRKINLALKRGQSTRRAMLDDQVISREDREDSDLITLAAKADLDQARAELGHARLNLERTEVRAPVDGWVSNLLVRPGDYAQAGEAKLALIDQKSYWVYGYFEEHKLALIHVNDPAEIRMLGTDFVLHGHVESLARGITDRDNPTDVRLLANVNPSFNWVRLAQRVPVRIHIDDIPENAVLVAGMTCSVIIHPVVKATKTAMPPA, from the coding sequence ATGAAAGACCTTTACAAGCACATCCTGCGTATTTCTCTCACACTACTCGTCGTGGTGACCGCCGTGATCATGGGGCACATGCTCTGGGTACGCTACATGGACTCGCCATGGACACGTGACGGCAGGGTGCGTGCCGATGTCGTCAATATCGCCAGCGACGTCTCCGGCCTGGTCACCGAAGTCGTGGTGCACGACAACCAGTTCGTGAAAAAAGGCGACGTATTGTTCCGTATCGACGCCGAGCGCTACCACCATGCCCTGGAAGAGGCAGAAGCCAAGCTGGAGCAGCGCAAGATCAACCTCGCCCTCAAACGGGGGCAGTCCACGCGGCGCGCCATGCTCGACGACCAGGTGATTTCACGCGAGGACCGGGAGGATTCCGACCTGATCACGCTGGCAGCCAAGGCTGACCTTGACCAAGCCCGTGCCGAACTCGGCCATGCCAGACTCAACCTCGAGCGCACCGAGGTGCGGGCGCCTGTCGACGGCTGGGTATCCAACCTGCTGGTGCGGCCAGGAGATTATGCCCAGGCGGGCGAAGCCAAGCTCGCGTTGATCGACCAGAAATCCTACTGGGTCTACGGCTACTTCGAAGAGCACAAGCTCGCCCTCATCCATGTGAACGACCCGGCGGAAATCCGCATGCTGGGCACCGACTTCGTCCTGCACGGGCATGTCGAAAGCCTCGCGCGCGGCATCACCGACCGCGACAACCCAACCGATGTCAGGCTGCTAGCCAACGTCAACCCAAGCTTCAACTGGGTGCGCCTGGCCCAGCGCGTGCCGGTGCGCATCCATATCGACGACATTCCCGAAAACGCCGTGCTGGTCGCCGGCATGACCTGCTCAGTGATCATACATCCCGTCGTAAAAGCCACTAAAACGGCCATGCCCCCTGCTTGA